The genomic interval TCGCTCCGAGGCCGGCAGGGCCGAGCCCGACTCTACCGAGACCGCCCTCACATTCCTCTCACCGtccgcccgcgccgccgccaACTGCCACCTCGGCAATGCGCCGCCGCCGCTCAACAGCGGCCTACGGACCGCAGGTGCCCGCCGCGATGCCTGATGGCCGTGAGGCGCGAAGGCCGGGCCGCGCCCTCTCTGCTGCACTagcggggctgcggctgctgccgGCACTTCACGAGGAGAGCTCAAGTCTCGGTCGGGAAGGGCAGCATGCAGGCTGCCAACTCAGTGCCGATCCCGGAGAGGCGACACCGCAGGCGCCTCGCACCTGCCGGATGAAGGCCCCTCAGTCTGGGGTCCTGAGGCTCGAGGCCGCCGTTGCCGGGGAGACAGCGTCCCGCACCGGCCGTTGCCGATGGCGGCGCAAGGCAACGACAGCGCCGAGGCGGAGGCGGTGGAGGCCGAGGCGGAGGCGGTAGAGGCCGAGGCGGTAGAGGCCGAGGCGGTAGAGGCCGAGGCCCAGGCCCGGGGCAGCGGGGAGCCGCTGACTGTAGCAGTAAACCGGCACCACTGGCCGTGGGGCGACGGGGCGGAGCAAGACTGGCGTGTTTCCGGCCAGCTCAGCAGGCTCCTGCCGCATTTGCTGGAAGCGCAGTCACTCCTCGGGCAGCCGCTGTACCTGCCCCGCGGGGCCTTCGCCAGCGCCGCGCCGAGCGACGCCAACAGCCGGCAGTCGCCGCCGGGCTCCGACGGGGACGACACAGACAGCTGCGAGGACTGCGAGGAGCCGCGCTCCGCCGCCATGCTGCACGTCTTCCGCTCCATCCCCACGCAGATGGTAGGGCGGCCGCGGGGGCCCGGCCGCGCGGTGCCGGCAGCTCGCGTGGGGAAACCCTGCGCGTCTGCGGCTCCGTGTAATTGCCGTGGCTTGCTCTGAAAATTCGAGCTTTAAGGTGCTGCACAATGCAGGTCACACACGGCAGTGCAGGGAAACCCCCCTGTACTTCTGTGTCTGTGCCGTGTACAACCAGAAAACAGCGTTCCCAGCTCTCTTTTGTGGTGTCACGGCTTTTACATAGCAATACGAAGCTAACTACAATGGCATTTTGAACTTACATCGCTTATCCTGAACAGACAGtgcttgctttcatttttagatGATGTGGTCGAGACTGTAGGGAAGGCATTAAGTTATTTTAATTCAgttaattcttcattcttttacaCTTGAAATTCAGAcactataataaaaataattcctgtcTGTTTTGAAAGTTGAACAAAAGAGCTGAGAACCTGTGGTCTAGGCTCTCACCTGAAAGAGTTTAACTAGTCTGTGTTTTGGGTAACTGATAAAAAATATCTCTTTCCACAGGATTACAAGGGCCAAAAATTAGCAGAACAGATTTTTCAAGGAATCATTCTTGTCTCTGCGGTACGTATACTAGAACTATAGGTGATAACGTACAGACTTCATTATTCTGATCTTACACacaaggtttttttctgattgtttgGCTTAACTGGGTCACTAAAAGCTTTAGACAAAATCAGATTGGCTGTCATGAATCAagacttttcttctttaaatcttTTACTTTCATTATTGGCCTACTATTTTGGAAACAAAGTTAGAAAGGTGTATGaactgtattttcctccttctcccccgGCCTTGCAACTTAATCATGGCATAGgaaatggttttggttttgtttttttccccagataatTGGTTTCATCTATGGATACATCACCGAACAATTTGGGTGGACTGTCTACATAGTTATGGCTGGGTTTCTTTTATCATGTTTggtaagaatttttttccccaaaccagaaaatatATGCACTATTTAACCTGAAATAATTGTTAAATTGGTATTTAAGTCAGATAGTTAATACATACTTTTATCTTTAGAAGTGCTTTACAAGCCAGTAAGTGCCTTTTCTCAAATACCAGTAAGATCTTGGGGAACACTGCGATTTAATACTGCTACATAACATTTAATTGAAATGAAAAACTAATTCGGTGTCACTTTCACGTCAAGCTGACAGCATTGATAACAGAAAGGACTGAAAGGCTTTCTCCTACTCTCTGGAGTAGGAGCTTGTCacaaacatttttcagctgGCT from Columba livia isolate bColLiv1 breed racing homer chromosome 10, bColLiv1.pat.W.v2, whole genome shotgun sequence carries:
- the SPCS1 gene encoding signal peptidase complex subunit 1; its protein translation is MAAQGNDSAEAEAVEAEAEAVEAEAVEAEAVEAEAQARGSGEPLTVAVNRHHWPWGDGAEQDWRVSGQLSRLLPHLLEAQSLLGQPLYLPRGAFASAAPSDANSRQSPPGSDGDDTDSCEDCEEPRSAAMLHVFRSIPTQMDYKGQKLAEQIFQGIILVSAIIGFIYGYITEQFGWTVYIVMAGFLLSCLLTLPPWPMYRRNPLQWLPVQESGAEDKKSADRKPKRHAKS